In Dyadobacter sp. NIV53, a single window of DNA contains:
- a CDS encoding DNA-3-methyladenine glycosylase yields the protein MAENKLPLSYYESFDTLTLAQKLLGCELVHDSPDGITSGIIVETEAYLANDPACHAYNRRTVRTEPMYGLPGTIYVYLIYGMYQCVNVVSNRVGIGEAVLIRALQPTSGIELMQLRRHEKRKITYKEIKDISLTELCRGPGKLVQAMGIERELHNNHSFSDSSLYITPPLINDIAITASKRIGIRVGMDLQYRFTIQGSKFISK from the coding sequence ATGGCGGAAAATAAGCTTCCTCTTTCATATTACGAGTCGTTTGATACGCTGACGCTGGCACAAAAACTACTCGGTTGCGAACTGGTTCACGATAGTCCCGATGGTATTACCAGCGGGATTATTGTTGAAACGGAGGCTTACCTTGCCAATGATCCAGCTTGTCATGCCTACAACAGACGAACCGTCCGGACCGAACCCATGTACGGGCTTCCTGGAACCATCTATGTGTATCTGATCTATGGTATGTATCAGTGCGTCAACGTAGTAAGTAATCGTGTTGGAATCGGAGAAGCTGTACTGATCAGGGCTTTACAACCTACTTCCGGAATCGAACTAATGCAGCTTCGCAGGCATGAAAAAAGAAAAATAACTTACAAAGAAATAAAAGATATAAGCCTCACCGAATTATGTCGCGGACCTGGAAAACTTGTACAGGCAATGGGAATTGAACGTGAGTTGCATAACAATCATTCGTTTTCCGATAGCAGTCTTTACATTACCCCACCACTAATTAATGATATTGCGATTACCGCATCCAAAAGAATTGGTATTCGTGTAGGAATGGATTTACAATACCGGTTTACTATTCAGGGGAGTAAGTTTATAAGTAAGTAG
- a CDS encoding RND family transporter yields MWNKIATYIIRYRLMWVALVLITTVFMAFEASKIELSYNFARILPSNDPVEKEYQDFRKLFGEDGSVMVIGWQDPQLFEINKFRDWCKLSERIKETAGIKNVLSLANVYKAVRNDSLRQFDFKPVISQIPSTQKEADSLKKEILNLPIYEGLVLNSKSNATLIVVTFNDKELNSKRRLTIVSDIEAMAEEFAVKYKTDLHYSGMPYIRTINMKKISGEMELFMGLAVFVTLLILWAFFRSFRLTILSIVVVLIGVIFSVGILHLFDYKITALTGLIPPLLIVIGVPNCVFLINKYQTELRDNRTKDDSIREMIKHIGLSTLLANTTTAIGFGVFYFTNSSLLVEFGIVAAISVMVTYVLCMLLLPITLHYMSVPRARHMKHLDGKWAFGFLRSVNDLVHNRRKEIYMAMVVMIIVSLFGMTKIKTIGYVVDDLPKKDVVYTDLRFFEKNFNGVLPFEVMIDTKEKNGVFGNEAQTLYKIKSFQNEMAKFPEFSQPISVVQASRFLYQAYRGGDAKYFALPGVLELSKMTGYVQGKQGAAKQINSFLNEDKSVTRVSFQMADVGSERIKELMQKIRPKVDSIFSPEKYKVSLTGHSLVFLKSNDYLLSNLYESLLIAIGLIAIVGMVLFRSIPIILLSKLPCLIPLALTAGIMGYFGIYFKPTTILIFSITFGIASDGTVYFLTRYRQEIYEKGLNPSQAVTNTIFGTGLSMIYTAVILFCGFIIFAASSFGGTAAMGVMVSITLLVAMCTNLILLPALLLSIAKRQGKNVKPA; encoded by the coding sequence ATGTGGAATAAAATAGCGACTTACATTATCCGCTACCGGCTTATGTGGGTTGCATTGGTGTTAATAACTACGGTATTTATGGCTTTTGAAGCCAGTAAAATTGAACTCTCCTATAATTTTGCCAGGATACTTCCATCCAATGATCCGGTTGAAAAGGAATACCAGGATTTTCGTAAATTGTTTGGTGAGGACGGCAGTGTAATGGTGATCGGCTGGCAGGATCCACAGCTTTTTGAGATTAATAAATTTCGTGACTGGTGCAAACTTTCAGAGCGTATCAAGGAGACAGCAGGTATAAAAAATGTGCTCTCACTTGCTAATGTTTACAAGGCAGTAAGGAATGACAGTCTGAGGCAATTTGATTTTAAGCCGGTAATTAGCCAAATACCATCCACACAAAAAGAAGCCGATAGCCTGAAAAAGGAAATTCTCAACCTTCCTATTTATGAAGGCCTGGTGCTAAATTCAAAAAGTAACGCCACATTGATTGTGGTTACTTTTAATGATAAAGAACTTAATTCCAAACGCCGTCTGACGATTGTAAGTGATATTGAAGCCATGGCCGAAGAATTTGCGGTCAAATACAAAACGGATCTGCACTACTCCGGAATGCCATATATACGGACGATCAACATGAAAAAGATTTCCGGTGAAATGGAGCTGTTCATGGGACTGGCGGTCTTTGTGACGTTATTGATCCTCTGGGCATTTTTCAGATCGTTTCGTCTTACTATTTTATCCATAGTAGTCGTACTGATCGGTGTAATTTTTTCAGTCGGAATCCTGCATTTATTCGATTACAAGATTACGGCACTTACCGGCCTGATCCCTCCCCTGCTCATTGTGATTGGCGTCCCAAATTGCGTTTTTCTTATTAACAAATACCAAACTGAATTAAGGGATAACCGGACCAAAGATGACTCGATCCGTGAAATGATTAAACATATTGGTCTGTCCACACTTCTTGCCAATACTACTACAGCTATTGGTTTTGGCGTCTTCTATTTTACAAATAGCAGCCTGCTCGTTGAATTTGGCATTGTTGCGGCCATTAGCGTCATGGTTACATACGTGCTTTGTATGCTTCTCCTGCCAATTACACTGCATTATATGAGCGTTCCGAGAGCACGCCATATGAAACATCTGGACGGTAAATGGGCATTTGGTTTCCTAAGGTCCGTTAATGATCTGGTACACAACCGACGAAAAGAAATTTACATGGCCATGGTTGTCATGATTATTGTTTCCCTGTTTGGCATGACGAAAATCAAAACGATCGGTTATGTTGTGGATGACCTTCCAAAAAAGGACGTAGTTTACACGGATCTGCGCTTTTTCGAGAAAAATTTCAATGGCGTTTTGCCTTTTGAAGTGATGATCGATACGAAAGAGAAAAACGGAGTTTTTGGAAATGAGGCACAGACTTTATACAAAATAAAATCATTTCAGAATGAAATGGCCAAGTTCCCGGAGTTCTCTCAACCGATCTCTGTGGTACAGGCTTCACGGTTTTTATACCAGGCTTACCGAGGCGGAGATGCGAAATATTTTGCTTTACCGGGAGTTTTGGAATTGTCCAAAATGACAGGTTATGTTCAAGGTAAGCAAGGCGCCGCCAAACAGATCAATTCATTTTTGAATGAGGATAAAAGCGTTACCAGGGTAAGTTTTCAGATGGCCGATGTCGGTTCGGAACGTATTAAAGAACTGATGCAAAAAATACGCCCGAAAGTGGATTCGATTTTCAGTCCTGAAAAATATAAAGTAAGCCTTACCGGCCATAGTCTGGTCTTCCTGAAGAGTAACGATTATTTACTGAGCAATCTATACGAAAGTCTGCTGATTGCGATCGGCCTGATTGCCATTGTGGGTATGGTACTTTTCCGGTCTATTCCAATTATTCTGTTATCAAAACTTCCTTGCTTAATCCCATTGGCACTTACTGCCGGGATTATGGGTTATTTCGGGATTTACTTTAAACCTACAACTATCCTGATTTTTAGTATCACCTTTGGCATTGCCTCCGACGGAACGGTTTATTTCCTGACACGTTATCGTCAGGAAATTTATGAAAAAGGACTGAACCCTTCCCAGGCAGTTACGAATACCATATTTGGTACCGGATTAAGTATGATATATACCGCAGTAATTCTTTTTTGCGGGTTTATCATCTTTGCTGCATCCAGTTTTGGTGGAACCGCAGCGATGGGCGTTATGGTTTCTATCACTTTGCTGGTAGCGATGTGTACGAATCTTATTTTATTGCCCGCCTTGCTATTATCTATTGCTAAAAGACAGGGGAAAAATGTAAAACCTGCTTAA
- a CDS encoding M28 family peptidase has translation MKKRILASLLCYPFLTHSVRAQTDYQTDSVFISKIFNTALGDGKCYEVLRHLTTEIGSRLSGSPGAAKAVEYTRDVMKEQKFDNVFLQNVMVPHWVRGAKEQGYILNGKLKINVPIAALGGSVATPKEGIKAQVIEVKNFQELRALGADKVKGKIVFFNRPMDPTKLSTFEAYGAAGDQRRAGPSEAGQMGAVGCIVRSLTTRLDDVAHTGSMRYASGAPIIPAAAISTNAAELLSKMLKEKPGTEFYFKQNCETLPDAPSHNVIGELKGSKTSPQYIVAGGHLDSWDFAQGAHDDGSGCVQSIEAVRILSVLGYKPNNTLRAVMYMNEENGLKGGIAYADSAKSKNEKHLAAIESDRGGFIPLGFGIIGTPAQKSKIKSWSNLFAPYGLHEIGPGGGGADIGPLGPQGTVLLGLVPDSQRYFDYHHASNDTFDKISKRELELGAASMASMMYLLDKYGVE, from the coding sequence ATGAAAAAACGCATTCTGGCTTCATTATTGTGCTATCCTTTTCTAACTCATTCAGTTCGTGCCCAAACGGATTACCAGACCGACTCTGTTTTTATCAGTAAAATTTTCAATACTGCATTGGGTGACGGCAAATGTTACGAGGTTTTACGGCATCTGACAACGGAAATCGGTTCGCGTTTAAGTGGTTCACCAGGAGCTGCAAAGGCCGTGGAATATACCCGGGATGTGATGAAGGAGCAGAAGTTTGATAATGTATTTCTCCAAAATGTAATGGTGCCTCATTGGGTTAGAGGTGCGAAAGAACAGGGTTACATCCTGAATGGCAAACTAAAAATAAATGTACCGATTGCCGCACTTGGCGGTTCGGTAGCGACGCCAAAGGAAGGTATTAAAGCGCAGGTTATTGAGGTGAAAAACTTTCAGGAATTACGTGCATTAGGTGCTGATAAGGTAAAAGGTAAAATTGTCTTCTTCAACCGGCCGATGGATCCGACTAAGCTAAGTACTTTCGAGGCTTATGGCGCAGCAGGTGATCAACGCAGAGCCGGGCCAAGTGAAGCCGGACAAATGGGAGCTGTAGGTTGTATTGTACGATCACTGACTACCAGGCTCGACGATGTAGCTCATACCGGAAGTATGCGTTATGCCAGTGGAGCACCAATTATCCCGGCCGCTGCTATTTCCACGAACGCGGCTGAACTGTTAAGCAAAATGCTTAAAGAAAAACCGGGTACTGAATTTTATTTTAAACAAAACTGCGAAACGCTTCCTGATGCCCCGTCTCATAATGTGATCGGGGAATTAAAAGGATCGAAAACTTCACCGCAATATATCGTTGCCGGCGGACACCTGGACTCCTGGGATTTTGCACAAGGTGCACATGATGATGGCTCAGGGTGTGTACAATCCATTGAAGCTGTTAGAATACTGTCCGTCTTGGGTTACAAACCGAACAATACGCTACGGGCAGTGATGTACATGAATGAGGAAAACGGACTCAAAGGCGGTATTGCTTATGCAGATTCAGCCAAATCTAAAAATGAAAAACATCTGGCTGCTATTGAATCTGATCGTGGTGGTTTTATTCCGCTTGGATTTGGAATCATTGGAACACCAGCACAAAAATCTAAAATAAAGAGCTGGTCAAATCTGTTCGCTCCGTATGGTTTACACGAAATAGGCCCAGGTGGTGGCGGAGCAGACATTGGGCCGCTTGGCCCACAAGGAACCGTTTTATTAGGTTTGGTACCTGATTCCCAAAGGTACTTCGACTACCATCACGCTTCTAATGACACTTTCGACAAAATAAGTAAACGCGAACTGGAACTGGGCGCTGCGTCTATGGCTTCGATGATGTACCTGCTCGATAAGTATGGTGTGGAGTGA
- a CDS encoding T9SS type A sorting domain-containing protein, whose protein sequence is MPGFLFCIILALNLLCTFSTYAQPVESKNNGKIELQKMMRRIYILDNKKGKFNNKIVFNSKGAISLRSNINQKNILTGQNIAMKNTGFNDRNTLMRIIEPVQLKTREKERIAEVDSEDDKTIKDFSFFPNPIERTQKEISINFNKFESGSDVQMLLFDASGNVMVKQNLKVIAGQNRVTVPTLASGIYYVNINEKNSNYSKAMFVK, encoded by the coding sequence ATGCCCGGATTTTTATTTTGCATTATTTTGGCGCTTAATCTATTATGCACATTTTCCACTTATGCACAACCTGTTGAATCAAAAAACAACGGTAAAATAGAATTACAGAAAATGATGCGGCGCATTTACATACTGGATAATAAGAAAGGAAAATTCAATAACAAGATCGTTTTCAATTCAAAGGGTGCAATTTCTCTTAGAAGTAATATCAATCAAAAGAATATATTGACAGGACAAAATATAGCCATGAAAAATACTGGTTTTAATGACAGAAACACGTTAATGCGGATAATAGAGCCTGTTCAATTAAAAACACGTGAAAAAGAGAGGATTGCAGAAGTTGATTCCGAAGATGATAAAACAATTAAAGATTTCAGCTTTTTTCCCAATCCAATAGAAAGGACTCAAAAGGAGATCAGTATTAATTTCAACAAATTTGAAAGTGGGAGTGATGTTCAGATGTTGCTCTTTGATGCCTCCGGAAATGTAATGGTAAAGCAAAATCTGAAAGTCATTGCCGGACAAAACCGTGTCACTGTTCCCACTCTGGCTTCTGGTATTTATTATGTCAACATCAATGAGAAAAACAGCAACTATTCAAAAGCGATGTTTGTGAAGTGA
- a CDS encoding sensor histidine kinase — MNILYKLGILISLWLLLSGIQCSSFDQNLSVSSRSEDEYVEKHQAGFARDTLLIHKYHKLGTAYLYQNAEKSMMYAKKVLQLSQKHQWGKGKILAYNLLSTYYLLDGSYDVLRELSNETVILSKRLNLPFYTAHAKRFMAESYTEYRQWDSAQINYQNALAIFTKIGVNSGRAICLENMGNMYRDKNKNDLAIKYYDQAYALYEKLNSDRGKASVLQNKGYLYHRIKSHSVSEKLYLEALELYRKDKNPYGELSIFNDLGNTYYWSKQYDKSIEMCLKAYNSSKQYHSIQQTNWALQTLSRAYREKNMLKKALFYGDEFAYNRRMLHDGYIRRQYTMYQLMYDNQQMGTAIQQKIIDEQSRIQQLLIGFSSLIIAFAAFLWFNNEKLRKKNAEIREALIKGQTIERKRVAAELHDHLGGTLASLNWYLYGMDKKGLSPEEQKIYDSVHQMVGAAYRQVRSLSHNLMPAELEEHGLVTALRRLVGKLNENKNIEFAFNHNGFEKRYAKKVEFELYSIVLELTNNILKHSGATKAVIDINESIKNINLTISDNGSGINQVSKQGIGLYNVKNRIESLSGKIQILDEPEKGTRIEIEIPKTTA; from the coding sequence ATGAATATATTATACAAGTTAGGAATACTAATTTCATTATGGCTTCTTCTTTCCGGAATTCAGTGCTCCTCGTTTGACCAGAATTTGTCTGTTTCCAGCAGAAGTGAGGATGAATATGTTGAAAAGCACCAGGCCGGTTTTGCCCGGGATACCTTATTGATACATAAATATCACAAGTTAGGAACTGCATATCTTTATCAGAATGCTGAAAAGTCCATGATGTATGCAAAAAAGGTTTTACAGCTTTCGCAAAAACATCAATGGGGAAAGGGAAAAATTCTGGCCTATAACTTACTGAGCACCTATTATTTGCTCGACGGGAGTTACGATGTGCTCAGGGAACTGTCAAATGAAACGGTTATACTTTCAAAGAGACTTAATCTTCCTTTTTATACAGCCCATGCAAAAAGGTTCATGGCTGAAAGTTATACCGAATACCGCCAGTGGGATTCGGCACAAATCAATTATCAGAATGCACTTGCCATTTTCACAAAAATTGGTGTCAATAGCGGCAGGGCTATTTGTCTGGAAAATATGGGCAATATGTACCGGGACAAAAACAAAAATGACCTTGCGATAAAATATTATGATCAGGCATACGCTCTCTACGAAAAACTTAATTCCGACAGGGGAAAAGCCAGTGTCCTGCAAAATAAGGGATACTTGTACCATCGTATAAAAAGCCATTCCGTATCAGAAAAACTTTACCTTGAAGCACTGGAATTATATCGGAAAGACAAAAATCCTTATGGTGAATTAAGCATTTTTAATGATCTGGGAAATACATATTACTGGAGTAAGCAGTATGATAAATCCATTGAGATGTGTCTTAAAGCTTATAATTCCTCAAAACAGTATCATTCTATTCAGCAAACTAACTGGGCATTACAAACCCTTTCACGTGCTTATCGTGAAAAAAATATGCTTAAAAAAGCACTTTTTTACGGGGATGAATTTGCTTATAACCGTCGTATGCTTCACGATGGATATATCCGCAGGCAATATACCATGTACCAGCTCATGTATGATAACCAGCAGATGGGCACGGCAATCCAACAAAAAATAATAGACGAACAGAGCAGGATTCAACAATTATTGATTGGATTTTCAAGCCTGATCATCGCATTTGCTGCATTTCTCTGGTTCAATAATGAAAAACTAAGAAAGAAAAATGCAGAAATAAGAGAAGCTTTGATTAAAGGACAAACCATTGAACGCAAACGAGTAGCGGCCGAATTGCACGATCATTTAGGTGGTACCCTGGCTTCGCTGAACTGGTATCTCTATGGCATGGATAAAAAAGGGTTATCACCGGAAGAACAAAAAATTTATGACAGTGTACACCAAATGGTCGGTGCTGCGTACCGGCAGGTACGTAGTTTGTCACACAATTTAATGCCGGCCGAATTGGAAGAACACGGACTGGTTACGGCACTGCGCCGTCTGGTTGGCAAGCTCAATGAAAACAAGAATATTGAATTTGCGTTTAACCATAACGGATTTGAAAAACGATACGCCAAAAAAGTGGAATTTGAACTTTACAGTATTGTGCTTGAACTGACCAATAACATTCTTAAACATTCAGGTGCTACAAAAGCGGTCATTGATATTAATGAGAGTATAAAAAATATAAACCTCACCATCAGCGATAATGGAAGTGGGATAAACCAGGTATCCAAACAAGGAATTGGCCTGTACAATGTAAAAAACCGTATTGAAAGTTTATCCGGTAAAATTCAGATCCTCGATGAACCGGAAAAAGGCACCAGAATTGAAATTGAAATCCCGAAAACAACAGCTTAA
- a CDS encoding SAM-dependent methyltransferase, with the protein MSLSLGNYKGTEEYLKNIYIKKILIKKEEKLSFTYRYKTRDIVKNYPVGEAIELIINNLTTGFLVATLFTTTSDYHLQIINDQKTLLKKQPAITKKVPEPEHDKVKNRPISAREKQYLTELKITDERGNVFKNAQDKYRQINHYIDILSSLIKEIPEDKKLKVVDMGSGKGYLTFGLYDYLQNVLKREAVVTGVEFREDMVSLCNTIAKKSGFEHLHFVEGTIENYDSSDTNMLIALHACDTAIDDAISKGINGSADLIVVAPCCHKQIRREMEKHKAANDVDFLTRHGIFLERQAEMVTDGLRAMILEYYGYKTKVFEFVSDVNTPKNVMIVGVKNKKLTEEQPAILQKIKDAKAYFGIEYHHLEKIMGL; encoded by the coding sequence GTGAGTTTGTCATTAGGTAATTATAAAGGCACCGAAGAATATCTCAAAAACATTTACATTAAGAAAATCCTCATCAAAAAGGAGGAAAAATTAAGCTTCACTTATCGTTACAAAACCAGGGATATTGTTAAAAATTATCCGGTGGGAGAAGCCATAGAGCTCATTATTAATAATCTGACAACTGGTTTTCTGGTAGCGACATTATTTACTACTACTTCGGATTATCATTTACAGATCATAAATGATCAGAAGACACTTTTAAAAAAACAGCCTGCAATAACAAAGAAGGTTCCCGAACCTGAACACGATAAAGTTAAAAACAGGCCGATTTCTGCAAGAGAAAAACAATATCTGACAGAACTAAAAATTACTGACGAACGGGGAAATGTCTTTAAAAATGCTCAGGATAAATACCGGCAGATCAATCATTACATTGATATCCTCAGTTCGCTGATCAAAGAAATACCCGAGGACAAAAAATTAAAAGTTGTTGACATGGGTTCTGGTAAGGGGTATCTCACTTTTGGATTGTACGATTATTTGCAAAATGTTTTAAAACGTGAAGCTGTAGTGACTGGTGTCGAATTCCGCGAAGATATGGTAAGTCTTTGCAACACAATTGCCAAAAAATCAGGATTTGAACACCTTCATTTTGTTGAAGGTACCATCGAGAATTATGATAGCAGTGATACCAATATGCTCATTGCACTGCACGCTTGTGATACGGCTATAGACGATGCAATTTCAAAAGGAATTAATGGCAGCGCAGATCTGATCGTTGTCGCTCCGTGCTGCCACAAACAAATCAGGCGTGAAATGGAGAAACACAAAGCTGCAAATGATGTGGATTTTCTCACCCGGCATGGTATTTTTCTGGAACGACAGGCAGAGATGGTAACCGATGGTTTACGTGCAATGATACTGGAATATTATGGCTACAAAACCAAAGTATTCGAGTTTGTATCAGATGTAAATACACCCAAAAATGTTATGATAGTGGGTGTTAAAAATAAAAAGCTAACTGAGGAGCAGCCTGCTATTTTACAAAAAATCAAAGATGCGAAAGCTTACTTTGGCATTGAGTACCATCATCTCGAAAAAATAATGGGTTTGTAA
- a CDS encoding heparin lyase I family protein: MENRRDFLRKSSMAASMLMFIPRFLVPVKKQLLPPILSSKRKALDHMVQTSSDENMLFSRSSLASYYNSSGLLTYSGENMLTYSEDFRNASWVTAGSSLTISPDIVAPDGSFTTGILQEDLQKSEHRICRSLSVEQGTTYTISLFLKAGTCAKVRVSFMNKASYKKGNPSFIFNLLDGAITSPSVNVLYSTVTNAGDGWWRVSVTGTPDLKPISGFQIFMMTDKGTINYRGNNRNIYVWGGQFESGLKVTSYNSTSDQPGSVIRYNYNPESTALIGFLVEPKATNLLVYSENLDNPEAWLLVNTVAIKSEVFAPDGVSKSIKLLEDASFNLHYIRPLTLQQTTIGQIYNFSVFIRPGERKWVYLSINDSSVHFDLNERSVSRSVNPLFLNTDTEFVGNGWVRCSASIIASASEMEFAIGVEPDDNDRNYAGNESFGIYVWGAQLETGLYASSYIPTLSKAYVRRDEICTLLAPETAQPYDIFIQRRNGGSWADDISDSYQIPFSRYEVEGAGFWDPGTTDEGKEQIAEELYPTEFINAGLTKDKVTVFANDYRIQSADQLWSINMAMNKSCQPHRFEIRSGDQWASDAGKDKERSELYMLNELPFDQDVWLSYAVKVYPGDPVTSQFCHIGQFHATEDSHDAASVPILTFRFNGEDDLSVTTCANVEDPLVVNATGEVRYVGKLTRGVWVRNVLRVRFSPTNAQLQWWENGQEKLNLANTGIGNTDEVGPYWKFGIYRTQSVETLTVEYANMELSLESLQSRIYNPLLII; the protein is encoded by the coding sequence ATGGAAAATAGGCGTGATTTCCTTCGGAAATCGTCGATGGCAGCTTCAATGCTCATGTTCATCCCACGATTTCTGGTACCTGTTAAAAAGCAACTGCTACCTCCCATTCTGTCATCAAAGCGAAAGGCCCTGGATCACATGGTTCAGACTTCCTCAGATGAAAATATGCTTTTCAGCCGATCCTCTCTCGCTTCGTATTATAACTCCAGTGGACTGTTGACTTATAGCGGCGAGAACATGCTCACCTACAGTGAAGACTTTCGCAACGCAAGCTGGGTTACGGCAGGATCCTCACTTACAATTTCTCCTGACATTGTTGCACCAGACGGATCATTTACTACGGGTATTTTACAGGAAGACCTGCAGAAAAGTGAACACCGCATATGCAGAAGCCTTTCCGTTGAACAAGGGACTACATATACAATCAGCCTTTTTCTAAAAGCCGGAACCTGCGCAAAGGTACGTGTGAGTTTTATGAACAAGGCTAGTTACAAAAAAGGAAATCCCAGTTTTATATTTAATCTTTTAGACGGCGCAATCACCTCTCCATCCGTCAACGTTTTGTATTCAACTGTAACGAATGCAGGTGATGGCTGGTGGAGAGTTTCAGTTACCGGTACTCCCGATTTGAAACCGATCTCCGGCTTTCAGATTTTTATGATGACAGATAAGGGAACTATTAATTACAGGGGAAACAACAGAAACATTTACGTATGGGGAGGACAGTTTGAAAGTGGTCTTAAGGTAACATCCTACAATTCTACATCTGATCAGCCAGGTTCTGTCATACGTTACAACTACAACCCGGAGTCAACAGCGCTGATTGGATTTCTGGTTGAGCCAAAGGCTACTAACTTGTTGGTTTATTCCGAAAATCTGGATAATCCCGAGGCCTGGCTCCTGGTAAACACTGTTGCAATAAAAAGTGAGGTTTTTGCTCCTGATGGTGTATCAAAATCTATTAAGTTACTGGAAGACGCATCTTTTAATCTGCATTACATCAGGCCTCTCACTTTACAACAAACGACAATTGGGCAGATTTATAATTTTAGTGTGTTTATCAGGCCAGGTGAGCGGAAATGGGTTTACTTAAGTATCAATGATTCCTCTGTGCATTTTGATTTGAATGAAAGATCGGTCAGCCGAAGTGTTAATCCACTTTTTCTAAATACAGATACAGAATTTGTTGGTAACGGCTGGGTCAGGTGTAGCGCTTCCATTATAGCAAGTGCGAGTGAAATGGAATTTGCAATTGGCGTGGAGCCCGATGATAATGACAGGAATTATGCGGGAAATGAATCATTTGGTATCTACGTTTGGGGTGCACAGTTAGAAACAGGCCTATATGCAAGCAGCTACATACCAACATTGTCCAAAGCCTACGTTCGCAGAGATGAAATTTGTACATTACTTGCACCCGAAACTGCTCAGCCTTATGATATTTTTATACAAAGAAGAAACGGAGGTAGCTGGGCTGACGATATTTCAGATTCCTACCAAATACCTTTTTCAAGATATGAAGTCGAAGGGGCGGGATTCTGGGATCCTGGCACTACGGATGAGGGAAAAGAGCAAATAGCCGAAGAGCTGTATCCGACAGAATTTATAAATGCCGGCTTGACAAAAGATAAGGTAACAGTTTTTGCAAACGATTACCGTATACAAAGTGCCGACCAGCTTTGGTCGATAAATATGGCCATGAATAAATCCTGCCAGCCGCACCGTTTTGAAATAAGGTCCGGTGACCAATGGGCAAGTGATGCTGGAAAGGACAAGGAACGGTCGGAACTCTACATGCTCAATGAACTTCCTTTTGACCAGGACGTATGGCTTTCCTATGCTGTTAAAGTATATCCTGGAGATCCGGTAACCTCGCAGTTTTGTCATATCGGCCAGTTTCATGCTACCGAAGATTCACATGATGCAGCATCTGTCCCCATATTAACTTTCCGGTTCAACGGTGAGGATGATTTATCTGTAACAACCTGTGCAAATGTAGAAGACCCGCTTGTGGTTAATGCAACCGGAGAAGTACGTTATGTTGGAAAACTTACAAGAGGTGTATGGGTTAGAAATGTACTTCGTGTTCGTTTTTCACCTACCAATGCACAGCTGCAATGGTGGGAAAACGGACAGGAAAAACTGAACCTTGCCAATACCGGTATAGGTAATACGGACGAAGTAGGGCCTTATTGGAAATTCGGTATTTACAGGACCCAGTCTGTTGAGACATTAACCGTAGAATATGCCAATATGGAACTCTCGTTGGAATCCCTGCAATCGCGCATTTACAATCCTTTGCTTATTATTTAA